The following are encoded together in the Tribolium castaneum strain GA2 chromosome 3, icTriCast1.1, whole genome shotgun sequence genome:
- the LOC664563 gene encoding lysosomal acid glucosylceramidase encodes MTLSRLTLALILAVTTCKSQEECLSKDFGNGGTVCVCNSEHCDTLPKLEKTEEGQFRVYTSNKDGQRFQQKSGVFSKKGKLFSKNKITIDRSKQYQEIEGFGGAFSDSVGINIASLDENVQKFLLQSYFADDGIEYSLCRIPIGGTDFSTRAYTYDDGEEDPDLNNFALAEEDFKYKIPYMKQAMELRGENKLRFFGSPWMVPKWIKTNGQYDGFGFVKTEMYQTWASYFLKFLEEYKKEGLEFWAVTTQNEPSLALGKGAKGLGSTGWDSIQLANWVTNNLGPTIKNSSFSDVKIIILDDQKPFLPWYVNSVLRDKATQNYVDGIAIHWYLGLITPGSVMDKTHENFPDKFIISTEAACGFSPKSEAVALGAWDRGEAYATDIIEDLQNWVVGWVDWNMCLDMKGGPTYIGNFIDAPIIVNAGANEFYKNPMYYVLGHFSKFLPVGSIRIDSKTDLDLDDVMVVAFQRPDEGTAVIILNKKEKPVSVNLIDETRGTAAIDISQKSITSILYW; translated from the exons ATGACACTGTCCAGACTAACACTTGCCTTAATATTAGCAG TAACAACATGTAAATCACAAGAGGAATGCTTGAGCAAAGATTTTGGCAACGGTGGCACTGTCTGCGTATGTAACTCGGAACACTGTGATACGCTGCCAAAGCTGGAAAAAACAGAAGAGGGGCAATTTCGCGTTTACACATCAAACAAAGATGGTCAAAGATTTCAGCAAAAATCGGgagtattttcaaaaaagggcAAATTGttctccaaaaataaaattacaatcgATCGAAGTAAACAATATCAAGAAATCGAAGGCTTCGGCGGCGCTTTTTCAGACTCCGTGGGCATAAACATAGCATCGTTGGACGAAAACGTGCAAAAATTTCTCCTACAATCCTACTTTGCGGACGACGGAATTGAATATTCCCTGTGTCGAATACCAATCGGTGGTACTGATTTCTCAACACGTGCGTATACTTACGACGACGGAGAGGAAGATCCTGACTTGAATAACTTTGCCTTGGCTGAGGAGgattttaaatacaaa attcccTACATGAAACAAGCGATGGAACTACGAGGTGAAAACAAACTACGATTTTTCGGGTCGCCTTGGATGGTACCGAagtggattaaaaccaatgggCAGTACGACGGTTTTGGATTCGTTAAAACGGAAATGTACCAAACGTGGGCgtcatattttcttaaatttctgGAAGAGTATAAAAAAGAAGGTCTAGAATTCTGGGCAGTTAccacgcaaaatgagccgagCTTAGCTTTAGGGAAAGGAGCCAAAGGTCTCGGATCAACTGGTTGGGATTCTATACAATTG GCAAACTGGGTTACTAATAATTTAGGCCCTACCATTAAAAATTCGTCTTTCTCAGacgttaaaattataattctaGACGACCAAAAGCCCTTCCTACCTTGGTATGTCAACTCT GTGTTGCGAGACAAAGCCACCCAAAATTACGTAGATGGCATCGCAATCCACTGGTACCTGGGGCTTATAACCCCAGGCAGTGTCATGGACAAAACCCACGAAAACTTCCCTGACAAATTTATAATATCAACAGAAGCTGCGTGTGGTTTTTCTCCAAAATCTGAAGCCGTTGCTTTAGGTGCATGGGATCGTGGCGAGGCGTACGCCACTGACATAATAGAG GATTTGCAAAACTGGGTTGTCGGCTGGGTTGATTGGAACATGTGTTTGGACATGAAAGGAGGTCCTACCTACATCGGTAATTTCATAGATGCGCCCATCATAGTTAACGCGGGAGCAaatgaattttataaaaatcccATGTATTATGTTCTGGGGCATTTCTCCAAATTTTTGCCAGTTGGTTCCATTCGCATTGATTCAAAAACAGATCTTGATCTAGACGATGTGATGGTTGTGGCTTTCCAACGCCCGGATGAAGGAACAGCagttataatattaaacaa GAAAGAAAAGCCCGTTAGTGTTAATCTTATTGACGAAACCAGAGGAACAGCCGCAATTGACATCAGCCAAAAATCCATTACTAGTATTCTTTATTGGTAA